The following are encoded together in the Xanthomonas sacchari genome:
- a CDS encoding LamG-like jellyroll fold domain-containing protein, with protein MLHSLALLCGLVCPTIATAATPELLFRVSADHGLDADVAQGDPTPNFRDKIALVPTGVSGQAIEWADDGVLSWNAPGNLYTQRGTLSFFWRSRYPVGEAPFVIFRVGYADHTSWDMAWLRIDWNGHGFDAFVTDANLARTRVSFKLGKVPAPSAWTHLAFAWDETRGVRLYVDGKEAARVDCTQACADGGSLDFDAALDQLGLAARVLAPHQVQSRYNFLRGSDVDEIRVYDRMLDAAGVAALARQQEPRSAEAVPESAARNAWLHRFGWDHGRAPPALDAPSTRIRKVEFADAKDLKEWMWKATDGIAETTWPGVYNRSRLPGRNDYFQLPDWNVYVEGGKALDLALPDEPFNRIELRGAAYGQATYAAVGATPAPLFARAQGTVRSVDQFERRRGGHLRFSNVAQETPIQEIWAYDVGAGAEPANPSATLRYTVRSDIAPDYANLAALRAYIAGRYPPDERSTVVALPTKAPSRKRADDKTAVPPLPIVHVLIPSNLGDAPAAQSLMRSWSYGWENMHDGLDGIAIDLPALRLPATHNGLIPLNIRVKDPIWPGRDMLDVSVSVAPGQARTLWLDLRDRILTDDSLMLSIASAAPGFDARALDGAQIRLLFKPREQAKVEHIADRFNQVKDNWGFLVEEHTTSKRQRLYARLDADIHDLLRVDPDNALGRQYWADISYGNQGPLPVQLPQPPKGVPGWAFWQLEDLKATRRYINWWIDERQVDYGDFGGGISDDSDLTQQWPGVALMGVDPDKLNASLTALSDANYRNGMFTDGLSTIETDELHSYEDGININSEMLYLNWGDPLTVERLMRTVKAFDNIIQVNPQGHLLFASNWFGGRKVYREPNWQWQKPYSFPILHPALLLGGYNADPNSRRIVTGLADGYLAHAYTDAKGQWTLPNEINWATGKTRGGSLFDGSGGPDTLHTFWAAYRWTGDARYLQPIDYRVAKAGPGGLSLLNENFLDVLGKRDSWGASLAKAAADAEAEDAPDFAHHVAWEQSGDPRWLETLYRAETRDKLQTFYMNTEGHWWSDRVESPTVNLQRARLGGVALKRNQTYPGHTVSWRFADPEGAVQVALLLPKPRQDRFTVIGYNTSGKTQRAQMTGWNVAAGQWRMRAGVDRDGDGKIDGKAATREFAFEKSGAVDVEFPAGKTVVMEFELVAPAAVPVELRPDLGIGRGDVRVTGDAIEVTVHSLGHVDAPAGFVVLEDARGRELARAGFPALEAPRDLEPRIANVRLAVPAGASTNGGRLRVVTESEVDEVTQRNNAMELP; from the coding sequence ATGCTCCACAGTCTCGCCCTGCTGTGCGGACTCGTCTGTCCCACCATCGCCACAGCCGCTACTCCCGAACTCCTGTTCCGCGTCTCCGCCGACCACGGCCTGGACGCCGATGTCGCCCAAGGTGACCCGACACCCAACTTCCGCGACAAGATCGCCCTGGTGCCCACCGGCGTCTCCGGCCAAGCCATCGAATGGGCCGACGACGGCGTGCTGTCCTGGAACGCCCCCGGCAACCTCTACACCCAGCGCGGCACGTTGTCGTTCTTCTGGCGCTCGCGCTACCCGGTGGGCGAAGCCCCGTTCGTGATCTTCCGCGTCGGCTACGCCGACCACACCAGCTGGGACATGGCCTGGCTGCGCATCGACTGGAACGGCCACGGCTTCGATGCCTTCGTCACCGACGCCAACCTGGCGCGCACCCGCGTCTCCTTCAAGCTCGGCAAGGTCCCCGCACCCAGCGCCTGGACCCACTTGGCCTTCGCCTGGGATGAGACCCGCGGCGTGCGCCTGTACGTGGACGGCAAGGAAGCCGCGCGCGTGGACTGCACCCAGGCCTGCGCCGATGGCGGCTCGCTCGACTTCGACGCCGCGCTCGACCAGCTCGGCCTGGCCGCGCGCGTGCTGGCGCCGCACCAAGTGCAGAGCCGCTACAACTTCCTGCGCGGCAGCGACGTCGACGAGATCCGCGTCTACGACCGCATGCTCGATGCCGCCGGCGTCGCCGCATTGGCCAGGCAGCAGGAGCCGCGCAGCGCCGAGGCCGTGCCGGAGAGCGCCGCGCGCAACGCCTGGTTGCACCGCTTCGGCTGGGACCACGGCCGCGCTCCGCCTGCGCTGGATGCCCCGTCCACGCGCATCCGCAAGGTCGAGTTCGCCGACGCCAAGGACCTCAAGGAATGGATGTGGAAGGCGACCGACGGCATCGCCGAGACCACCTGGCCCGGCGTGTACAACCGCTCGCGCCTGCCCGGCCGCAACGACTACTTCCAGTTGCCCGACTGGAACGTCTACGTCGAAGGCGGCAAGGCGCTGGACCTGGCCCTGCCCGACGAACCGTTCAACCGCATCGAACTGCGTGGCGCCGCCTACGGCCAGGCCACCTATGCCGCCGTTGGCGCCACGCCTGCGCCGCTGTTCGCGCGCGCCCAGGGCACCGTGCGCAGCGTCGACCAGTTCGAACGCCGCCGCGGCGGCCACCTGCGTTTCAGCAACGTCGCCCAGGAAACCCCGATCCAGGAAATCTGGGCCTACGACGTCGGCGCCGGCGCCGAGCCGGCCAACCCGAGCGCCACGCTGCGCTACACCGTGCGCAGCGACATCGCCCCGGACTACGCCAACCTCGCCGCGCTGCGCGCCTACATCGCCGGGCGCTACCCGCCGGACGAACGCAGCACCGTGGTCGCGCTGCCGACCAAGGCGCCCTCGCGCAAGCGTGCCGACGACAAGACCGCGGTGCCGCCGCTGCCCATCGTGCATGTGCTCATCCCCTCCAACCTCGGCGACGCACCGGCCGCGCAGTCGCTGATGCGCAGCTGGTCCTACGGCTGGGAGAACATGCACGACGGCCTGGACGGCATTGCCATCGACCTGCCGGCGCTGCGGCTGCCGGCCACGCACAACGGCCTGATTCCGCTCAACATCCGCGTCAAGGATCCGATCTGGCCCGGCCGCGACATGCTCGACGTGTCGGTCTCGGTCGCGCCCGGGCAGGCGCGCACGCTGTGGCTGGATCTGCGCGACCGCATCCTGACCGACGACAGCCTGATGCTCAGCATCGCCTCGGCCGCCCCCGGCTTCGACGCGCGCGCGCTGGACGGCGCGCAGATCCGCCTGCTGTTCAAGCCGCGCGAGCAGGCCAAGGTCGAGCACATCGCCGACCGCTTCAACCAGGTCAAGGACAACTGGGGCTTCCTGGTCGAGGAACACACCACCTCCAAGCGCCAGCGCCTGTACGCGCGCCTGGATGCCGACATCCACGACCTGCTGCGGGTGGACCCGGACAACGCGCTGGGCCGCCAGTACTGGGCCGACATCAGCTACGGCAACCAGGGCCCGCTGCCGGTGCAATTGCCGCAGCCGCCCAAGGGCGTGCCGGGCTGGGCGTTCTGGCAGCTGGAAGACCTCAAGGCCACGCGCCGCTACATCAACTGGTGGATCGACGAGCGACAGGTCGACTACGGCGATTTCGGCGGCGGCATCTCCGACGATTCCGACCTTACCCAGCAATGGCCCGGCGTCGCCCTGATGGGCGTGGACCCGGACAAACTCAATGCCTCGCTCACCGCCCTGTCCGACGCCAACTACCGCAACGGCATGTTCACCGACGGCCTCTCCACCATCGAGACCGACGAACTGCATTCCTACGAGGACGGCATCAACATCAACAGCGAAATGCTCTACCTCAACTGGGGCGACCCGCTGACGGTGGAGCGGCTGATGCGCACGGTGAAGGCGTTCGACAACATCATCCAGGTCAACCCGCAGGGCCACCTGCTGTTCGCCAGCAACTGGTTCGGCGGGCGCAAGGTCTACCGCGAGCCGAACTGGCAGTGGCAAAAACCCTACTCGTTCCCGATCCTGCACCCGGCGCTGCTGCTGGGCGGCTACAACGCCGATCCCAACAGCCGCCGCATCGTCACCGGCCTGGCCGACGGCTACCTGGCCCATGCCTACACCGACGCCAAGGGCCAATGGACGCTGCCCAACGAGATCAACTGGGCCACCGGCAAGACACGCGGCGGCAGCCTATTCGACGGCAGCGGCGGCCCCGACACCCTGCATACCTTCTGGGCCGCGTACCGCTGGACCGGCGATGCGCGCTACCTCCAGCCCATCGACTACCGCGTCGCCAAGGCCGGCCCCGGCGGCCTGTCCCTGCTCAACGAGAACTTCCTCGACGTGCTCGGCAAGCGCGACAGCTGGGGCGCCAGCCTGGCCAAGGCGGCGGCCGACGCCGAGGCCGAAGACGCCCCGGACTTCGCCCACCACGTCGCCTGGGAACAGAGCGGCGACCCGCGCTGGCTGGAAACCCTGTACCGCGCCGAGACCCGCGACAAGCTGCAGACCTTCTACATGAACACCGAAGGCCACTGGTGGAGCGACCGCGTCGAATCGCCCACCGTGAACCTGCAGCGCGCCCGCCTCGGCGGCGTCGCCCTCAAGCGCAACCAGACCTACCCCGGCCACACCGTCAGCTGGCGCTTCGCCGACCCCGAAGGCGCGGTGCAGGTGGCGCTGCTGCTGCCCAAGCCCCGGCAGGATCGCTTCACCGTCATCGGCTACAACACCAGCGGCAAGACGCAGCGGGCGCAGATGACCGGGTGGAATGTCGCCGCCGGACAGTGGCGGATGCGCGCGGGCGTGGATCGCGATGGCGATGGGAAGATCGACGGCAAGGCGGCCACGCGCGAGTTCGCGTTCGAGAAGAGCGGCGCGGTGGACGTGGAATTCCCGGCCGGCAAGACGGTGGTGATGGAGTTCGAGCTGGTCGCGCCGGCTGCGGTGCCGGTCGAGCTACGGCCGGACTTGGGGATCGGGCGGGGGGATGTGCGGGTGACGGGCGATGCCATCGAAGTCACCGTGCATAGCCTGGGGCATGTGGATGCGCCGGCGGGGTTTGTGGTGCTGGAAGACGCGCGTGGTCGGGAATTGGCGCGGGCGGGGTTTCCTGCGTTGGAGGCGCCGCGGGATTTGGAGCCGAGGATCGCGAACGTTCGGCTGGCGGTGCCGGCAGGCGCAAGTACCAACGGTGGCCGGTTGCGGGTAGTCACCGAGAGCGAGGTGGACGAGGTGACGCAGCGCAATAACGCTATGGAGTTGCCCTGA
- a CDS encoding response regulator transcription factor — MSALRIALADDQVLVRAGLRALLQTQGIVVACEADDGQALLDVVAATPVDVVLSDIRMPGMDGIQALQQLRARGDRTPVLLLTTFDDSDLLLRATAAGAQGFLLKDAAPEDLREAIARVAAGETLLQPVSTDPVRARYRYRDEDAPRDTFNEREVAILRLLAGGYSNKEIARSLFLAEGTVKNYVSTILDKLGTRDRTRAVLKAITLRII, encoded by the coding sequence GTGAGCGCGCTGCGGATCGCCCTGGCCGACGACCAGGTGCTGGTACGCGCGGGCCTGCGCGCGCTGCTGCAGACCCAGGGCATCGTCGTCGCCTGCGAGGCCGACGACGGCCAGGCGCTGCTCGACGTGGTGGCGGCCACGCCGGTGGACGTGGTGCTCAGCGACATCCGCATGCCGGGCATGGACGGCATCCAGGCACTGCAGCAATTGCGCGCGCGCGGCGACCGCACGCCGGTGCTGCTGCTCACCACCTTCGACGACTCGGACCTGCTGCTGCGCGCCACCGCCGCCGGCGCGCAGGGCTTCCTGCTCAAGGACGCCGCGCCGGAAGACCTGCGCGAGGCGATCGCGCGCGTGGCCGCCGGCGAAACCCTGCTGCAGCCGGTCAGCACCGACCCGGTGCGCGCGCGCTACCGCTACCGCGACGAGGACGCCCCGCGCGACACCTTCAACGAACGCGAAGTGGCGATCCTGCGCCTGCTCGCCGGCGGCTACTCGAACAAGGAGATCGCGCGCAGCCTGTTCCTGGCCGAGGGCACGGTGAAGAACTACGTCTCCACCATCCTCGACAAGCTCGGCACCCGCGACCGCACCCGCGCCGTGCTCAAGGCGATCACCCTGCGCATCATCTGA
- a CDS encoding TonB-dependent receptor, protein MQSRTERRKTPVTLLALSIGLALQAGAVQAQEAPASAPPATASADATTELDTVVVTGYRASVEKALDIKRAEKGMVDAIVAEDVGKFPDTNLAESLQRIPGVVITRDAGEGRNISVRGLGPDFTRVRINGMEALTTVGASDQSGGTNRGRGFDFNVFASDLFTQMVVRKTASADVEEGSLGATVDLRTARPFDYDGFTFAANGQATYNGMSQKADPRIAALVANTWADGTFGALMSVAYSERQVLEEGSGTTRWANGPSNNGYSAASPFAAANSANVFSPRIPRYTQMEHEQNRLGVTGSLQWKPNDSTEFSLDGLYSKIDAKRDEHYIEAISFSRGRSQNGKPDMIVRDGYVDPASGALLYGRFDNVDIRSENRHDEWNTVFKQLTLNGEHRFSDTFKITGEIGSSSSKHRNPIQTTIIMDKNNVAGYSYDYRNSYTSPVFNYGIDPTAANGWTLAEVRMRPQSANNSFDTGSLNFEWNLGPNFTLKGGVLAKNYGFDTKEFRRASETSVPTFATGNRIVPVDLVTLAGLKGIEGTPSNWAVPDLNGIADALGIYSGTGTWTLTERAVNTRSVEEKDRGAWLMGDFAFDIGAIPFSGNVGVRYVKTNQSSTGYALVGTNLINTTVERDYHDTLPSLNLVAEITPDFLIRFGAAKVMTRPGLGSLTPGVTVAVAGGARTVSGGNPNLDPIRAKTADLGFEWYLQEGAMLGLALFYKDIDSFVQTARTIAPYSSSGLPVSLLDGTGAAASDDFVFSVPLNTPGGKLKGAEFNYIQPFSFLPGKWANFGTQLNYTYVQSKIQYVTGTGALSFNTDLTGLSKNSYNATLFYEGERFSGRVSLTHRDGYLTQVPATETGFDMHGMRGTNVVDAKLTYKIDEKIDISLEGSNLTNVPYYEWVQTSAGGAQLPLTYSETGRQYAIGVRYKF, encoded by the coding sequence ATGCAATCACGTACCGAACGCCGGAAGACACCGGTTACCTTGCTCGCGCTGTCGATCGGCCTGGCCCTGCAGGCCGGAGCCGTGCAGGCGCAGGAGGCGCCGGCGTCCGCGCCGCCCGCCACGGCCTCGGCCGATGCCACCACCGAGCTCGACACCGTCGTCGTCACCGGCTACCGCGCCAGCGTGGAGAAGGCGCTGGACATCAAGCGCGCCGAAAAGGGCATGGTCGACGCCATCGTCGCCGAGGACGTGGGCAAGTTCCCCGACACCAACCTGGCCGAATCGCTGCAGCGCATCCCCGGCGTGGTCATCACCCGCGACGCCGGCGAAGGCCGCAACATCTCCGTGCGCGGCCTCGGCCCCGACTTCACCCGCGTGCGCATCAACGGCATGGAAGCGCTGACCACGGTCGGCGCCAGCGACCAGAGCGGCGGCACCAACCGCGGCCGCGGCTTCGACTTCAACGTGTTCGCCTCGGACCTGTTCACCCAGATGGTGGTGCGCAAGACCGCCTCGGCCGACGTCGAGGAGGGCTCGCTGGGCGCCACGGTCGACCTGCGCACCGCGCGGCCATTCGACTACGACGGCTTCACCTTCGCCGCCAACGGCCAGGCCACCTACAACGGCATGTCGCAGAAGGCCGATCCGCGCATCGCCGCGCTGGTCGCCAACACCTGGGCCGACGGCACCTTCGGCGCGCTGATGTCGGTGGCCTATTCCGAGCGCCAGGTGCTCGAGGAAGGCAGCGGCACCACGCGCTGGGCCAACGGCCCCAGCAACAACGGCTACAGCGCCGCCTCGCCGTTCGCCGCGGCCAACAGCGCCAACGTGTTCAGCCCGCGCATCCCGCGCTACACGCAGATGGAGCACGAGCAGAACCGCCTGGGCGTGACCGGGTCGCTGCAGTGGAAGCCCAACGACAGCACCGAGTTTTCGCTGGACGGCCTGTACTCCAAGATCGATGCCAAGCGCGACGAGCACTACATCGAGGCGATCAGCTTCAGCCGCGGCCGCTCGCAGAACGGCAAGCCGGACATGATCGTGCGCGACGGCTACGTCGACCCGGCTTCCGGCGCGCTGCTGTACGGCCGCTTCGACAACGTCGACATCCGCTCGGAGAACCGCCACGACGAGTGGAACACGGTCTTCAAGCAGCTCACCCTCAACGGCGAGCACCGCTTCAGCGACACCTTCAAGATCACCGGCGAGATCGGCAGCTCCAGTTCCAAGCACCGGAACCCGATCCAGACCACGATCATCATGGACAAGAACAACGTCGCCGGGTACAGCTACGACTACCGCAACAGCTACACCTCGCCGGTGTTCAACTACGGCATCGACCCGACCGCCGCCAACGGCTGGACCCTGGCCGAAGTGCGCATGCGTCCGCAGTCGGCCAACAACAGCTTCGACACCGGCTCGTTGAACTTCGAGTGGAACCTGGGCCCGAACTTCACCCTCAAGGGCGGCGTGCTGGCCAAGAACTACGGCTTCGACACCAAGGAGTTCCGCCGCGCCTCCGAAACCAGCGTGCCGACCTTCGCCACCGGCAACCGCATCGTGCCGGTCGACCTGGTGACGCTGGCCGGGCTCAAGGGCATCGAGGGCACGCCGTCGAACTGGGCGGTGCCCGACCTCAACGGCATCGCCGATGCGCTGGGCATCTACAGCGGCACCGGCACCTGGACGCTGACCGAGCGCGCGGTCAACACCCGCAGCGTGGAAGAGAAGGACCGCGGCGCCTGGTTGATGGGCGACTTCGCCTTCGACATCGGCGCGATCCCGTTCTCCGGCAACGTCGGCGTGCGCTACGTGAAGACCAACCAGTCCTCCACCGGCTATGCCCTGGTCGGCACCAACCTGATCAACACCACGGTCGAGCGCGACTACCACGACACCCTGCCGTCGTTGAACCTGGTCGCCGAGATCACCCCGGACTTCCTGATCCGCTTCGGCGCCGCCAAGGTGATGACGCGTCCGGGGCTGGGCAGCCTGACCCCGGGCGTGACCGTCGCCGTCGCCGGCGGTGCGCGCACGGTGAGCGGCGGCAATCCGAACCTGGATCCGATCCGCGCCAAGACTGCCGACCTCGGCTTCGAGTGGTACCTGCAGGAAGGCGCGATGCTGGGCCTGGCGCTGTTCTACAAAGATATCGACAGCTTCGTGCAGACCGCGCGCACCATCGCCCCGTACTCCAGCAGCGGCCTGCCGGTCAGCCTGCTCGACGGCACCGGCGCGGCGGCCAGCGACGACTTCGTCTTCAGCGTGCCGCTCAACACCCCGGGCGGCAAGCTGAAGGGCGCCGAGTTCAACTACATCCAGCCCTTCAGCTTCCTGCCCGGCAAGTGGGCCAACTTCGGCACCCAGCTCAACTACACCTACGTGCAGTCGAAGATCCAGTACGTCACCGGCACCGGCGCGCTGTCGTTCAACACCGACCTCACCGGCCTGTCGAAGAACTCGTACAACGCCACGCTGTTCTACGAAGGCGAACGCTTCAGCGGCCGCGTGTCGCTGACCCACCGCGACGGCTACCTGACCCAGGTGCCGGCCACGGAAACCGGCTTCGACATGCACGGCATGCGCGGCACCAATGTCGTCGACGCCAAGCTGACCTACAAGATCGACGAGAAGATCGACATCAGCCTGGAAGGGTCGAACCTGACCAACGTGCCGTACTACGAGTGGGTGCAGACCAGCGCGGGCGGCGCGCAGCTGCCGCTGACCTACAGCGAGACCGGCCGCCAGTACGCGATCGGGGTGCGTTACAAGTTCTGA
- a CDS encoding sensor histidine kinase, which produces MNRFLRDLIEPKRLAGLLTVATVLWSFQFATHALAVWRWIAATLFLLPLLGAHYLPARWRDAALWVEAAAAMALVWLEPHVGTAPVLLVVVVAQVALQWPPRPVLALALLANLGTFLALSAAGIKHPLLTTLIYAGFHAFAGLSAHYARTAELAREALARVNADLLATRALLADSTRDAERLRLARELHDVAGHKLTALRIQLRLLLADPALAQRPELATVERLSGELLADIRAVVQSLRDERGVDLETALCALAAPFPRPQLQLQIDPALRITDPHLAETLLRLVQEALTNAARHADAAHVRVRLGQDRQQLCLDIEDDGHRAERIREGNGIAGMRERLAALQGRLELGRTPLGGMQLSARLPL; this is translated from the coding sequence ATGAACCGATTCCTGCGCGACCTGATCGAACCCAAGCGCCTGGCCGGGCTGCTGACCGTGGCCACCGTGCTGTGGTCGTTCCAGTTCGCGACACATGCGTTGGCCGTCTGGCGCTGGATCGCGGCGACGCTGTTCCTGCTGCCGCTGCTCGGCGCCCACTACCTGCCCGCGCGTTGGCGCGACGCCGCGCTCTGGGTCGAAGCGGCCGCGGCGATGGCCTTGGTCTGGCTGGAGCCGCACGTCGGCACCGCGCCGGTGTTGCTGGTGGTGGTGGTCGCGCAGGTGGCGTTGCAGTGGCCGCCGCGGCCGGTGCTGGCGCTGGCGCTGCTGGCCAACCTGGGCACGTTCCTGGCGCTGTCCGCCGCCGGCATCAAGCATCCGCTGCTGACCACGCTGATCTACGCCGGCTTCCATGCTTTCGCCGGCCTCAGCGCGCACTACGCGCGCACCGCCGAACTGGCGCGCGAGGCGCTGGCGCGGGTCAACGCCGACCTGCTGGCCACCCGCGCGCTGCTGGCCGACAGCACCCGCGACGCCGAGCGCCTGCGCCTGGCCCGCGAACTGCACGACGTGGCCGGACACAAGCTCACCGCCCTGCGCATCCAGTTGCGCCTGCTGCTGGCCGATCCGGCGCTGGCGCAACGCCCGGAGCTGGCGACGGTGGAGCGGCTGTCCGGCGAACTGCTGGCCGACATCCGCGCGGTGGTGCAGTCGCTGCGCGACGAACGCGGCGTGGACCTGGAGACGGCGTTGTGCGCCCTGGCCGCGCCGTTCCCACGGCCGCAACTGCAACTACAGATCGATCCGGCGCTGCGCATCACCGATCCGCACCTGGCCGAGACCCTGCTGCGGCTGGTGCAGGAAGCGCTGACCAATGCCGCGCGGCATGCCGACGCCGCACATGTGCGGGTGCGCCTGGGCCAGGACCGGCAGCAGCTGTGCCTGGACATCGAGGACGACGGCCACCGCGCCGAGCGCATCCGCGAGGGCAACGGCATCGCCGGCATGCGCGAGCGTCTGGCCGCATTGCAGGGGCGCCTGGAACTGGGCCGCACGCCGCTCGGCGGCATGCAGTTGAGTGCGAGGCTGCCGCTGTGA
- the fabV gene encoding enoyl-ACP reductase FabV, translated as MIIHPKVRGFICTTTHPLGCERNVLEQIAATRARGVRHDGPKNVLVIGASSGYGLASRITAAFGFGAATLGVFFEKPGSEKKAGTAGWYNAAAFDKQAKAAGLYSKSINGDAFSDEARAKVIELIKQDMGGQVDLVVYSLASPVRKLPGTGEVKRSALKPIGQTYTATAIDTNKDAIIEASIEPATEQEIEDTVTVMGGQDWELWIDALEGAGVLAPGARTVAFSYIGTEITWPIYWHGALGKAKVDLDQTAQRLHARLQQHGGAANVAVLKSVVTQASAAIPVMPLYISMVYKIMKEKGLHEGTIEQADRLFRERLYREDGQPAATDDENRLRLDDWELRDDVQDACKALWPQVTTENLFQLTDYAGYKHEFLKLFGFERQDVDYDADVDPDVKFDCVEL; from the coding sequence TTGATCATCCATCCGAAAGTCCGCGGTTTCATCTGCACCACCACGCATCCGCTCGGCTGCGAGCGCAACGTGCTCGAGCAGATCGCCGCCACGCGCGCGCGCGGCGTGCGCCACGATGGGCCAAAGAACGTGCTGGTGATCGGCGCGTCCAGCGGCTACGGCCTGGCCTCGCGCATCACTGCTGCGTTCGGCTTCGGCGCCGCCACCCTCGGCGTGTTCTTCGAAAAGCCCGGCAGCGAGAAGAAGGCCGGTACCGCCGGCTGGTACAACGCCGCCGCCTTCGACAAGCAAGCCAAGGCCGCCGGCCTGTACAGCAAGTCGATCAACGGCGACGCATTCTCCGACGAGGCGCGCGCCAAGGTCATCGAACTGATCAAGCAGGACATGGGCGGCCAGGTCGACCTGGTGGTGTATTCGCTGGCCTCGCCGGTGCGCAAGCTGCCGGGCACCGGCGAAGTGAAGCGCTCGGCGCTCAAGCCGATCGGCCAGACCTACACCGCCACCGCCATCGACACCAACAAGGACGCGATCATCGAGGCCTCGATCGAGCCGGCCACCGAGCAGGAGATCGAAGACACCGTCACCGTGATGGGCGGGCAGGACTGGGAACTGTGGATCGACGCGCTCGAAGGCGCCGGCGTGCTCGCCCCGGGCGCGCGCACCGTGGCCTTCAGCTACATCGGCACCGAGATCACCTGGCCGATCTACTGGCACGGCGCGCTGGGCAAGGCCAAGGTCGACCTCGACCAGACCGCGCAGCGCCTGCACGCCCGCCTGCAGCAGCACGGCGGCGCAGCCAACGTGGCGGTGCTGAAATCGGTGGTGACCCAGGCCAGCGCGGCGATCCCGGTGATGCCGCTGTACATCTCCATGGTCTACAAGATCATGAAGGAAAAGGGCCTGCACGAAGGCACCATCGAGCAGGCCGACCGCCTGTTCCGCGAACGCCTGTACCGCGAGGACGGCCAGCCCGCGGCCACCGACGACGAGAACCGTCTGCGCCTGGACGACTGGGAATTGCGCGACGACGTGCAGGACGCCTGCAAGGCGCTGTGGCCGCAGGTGACCACCGAGAACCTGTTCCAGCTCACCGACTACGCCGGCTACAAGCACGAGTTCCTCAAGCTGTTCGGCTTCGAACGCCAGGACGTGGACTACGACGCCGACGTCGACCCGGACGTGAAGTTCGATTGTGTGGAGCTCTGA
- a CDS encoding sugar kinase — MTVSRIVCFGELLLRLGAPGHERLLQTPRLEVQVGGAEANVGVALAHFGHAVSVVSVLPDNPLGQGAAGELRRHGVDTGGIRFVPGRMGLYFLSTGAGHRPSEVTYDRAGSAFALDAGDQHDWPALLRGAQWLHLSGVTPALGERGAAAALAAAQAARAAGVRVSFDGNYRPKLWEAWHGDAPGILRQLLAQTDVLFADYRDLEVVLGHRYPQDSVQARVEAGARDAFAAFPQLQAMACTQRVAHSVDRHSLGAMLLRRDGSVAQAPAEELSGIVDRIGGGDAFAAGVLHGLSRGWDDTATIRFGLAAGCLKHTLPGDVLALSEAEVQACVGATRFDVRR, encoded by the coding sequence ATGACCGTTTCCCGCATCGTCTGCTTCGGCGAACTGTTGCTGCGCCTGGGCGCGCCCGGCCACGAACGGCTGCTGCAGACGCCGCGGCTGGAGGTGCAGGTGGGCGGTGCCGAGGCCAATGTGGGCGTGGCGCTGGCGCATTTCGGCCATGCCGTCTCGGTGGTCAGCGTGCTGCCCGACAACCCGCTGGGCCAGGGCGCGGCCGGCGAACTGCGCCGGCATGGGGTGGACACCGGCGGCATCCGCTTCGTGCCCGGGCGCATGGGCCTGTACTTCCTCAGCACCGGCGCCGGGCACCGGCCCAGCGAGGTCACCTACGACCGCGCCGGTTCGGCCTTCGCGCTGGATGCGGGCGACCAGCACGACTGGCCTGCGCTGCTGCGGGGCGCGCAGTGGCTGCACCTGTCCGGGGTGACCCCGGCGCTGGGCGAACGCGGCGCGGCGGCGGCGCTGGCGGCCGCGCAGGCGGCACGCGCGGCCGGGGTGCGGGTGTCGTTCGACGGCAACTACCGGCCCAAGCTGTGGGAGGCCTGGCACGGCGATGCGCCGGGCATCCTGCGGCAGTTGCTGGCGCAGACGGACGTGCTGTTCGCCGACTACCGCGACCTGGAAGTGGTGCTGGGCCACCGCTACCCGCAGGACAGCGTGCAGGCGCGGGTGGAAGCGGGCGCGCGCGATGCTTTTGCCGCGTTCCCGCAGCTGCAGGCGATGGCCTGCACCCAGCGCGTGGCGCACAGCGTGGACCGGCACAGCCTGGGCGCGATGCTGTTGCGCCGCGACGGCAGCGTCGCGCAGGCGCCGGCCGAGGAGCTGAGTGGCATCGTCGACCGCATCGGGGGCGGCGACGCCTTCGCCGCCGGCGTGCTGCACGGCTTGAGCCGGGGATGGGACGACACCGCCACGATCCGCTTCGGCCTGGCCGCCGGCTGCCTCAAGCACACGCTGCCGGGCGACGTGCTGGCGCTGAGCGAAGCCGAGGTGCAGGCGTGCGTGGGGGCGACGCGGTTCGATGTGAGGCGTTGA